The following coding sequences are from one Methanosarcina sp. WWM596 window:
- a CDS encoding response regulator, whose amino-acid sequence MELLSTMIKPEGFEVAKAYGGQEGLDRLFSEQQSDILIFDLLMPEISGFEVVARLRSGEQTKKSQFSLMYRRRVNREKY is encoded by the coding sequence GTGGAACTTCTGAGTACTATGATTAAACCTGAAGGCTTTGAGGTGGCAAAGGCCTATGGTGGGCAGGAAGGCCTGGACAGACTCTTTTCCGAGCAGCAGTCGGATATCCTTATTTTCGATCTGTTGATGCCGGAAATAAGCGGATTTGAGGTAGTTGCCCGCCTTAGATCAGGTGAACAGACAAAAAAATCTCAATTCAGTTTAATGTACCGCAGGCGAGTTAACCGAGAAAAATATTGA
- a CDS encoding winged helix-turn-helix domain-containing protein, which produces MKISFIDLAFLSEKRKDLLLLLEEGPKTGDEIKTALNVNSTSIMPQIKKLKEGRLIVQDEKNTYRLSDMGEIVVEKMEPLLDTVRVFEENYDYWINHDFTAIPEYLLNRINELGNYFMLEVDLNRLFEVPEDFKKNLLASKHIKIFLSYFNPLHIEIYSELVRKEAEMCLILTEPVFERMKKDYFEDLKTLVESKNTEVYICNKNVTLKDVVTERFCSLVLFDKKGKFDHQRLMSFDESALKWCEELFLYYKNMSRRLDNI; this is translated from the coding sequence ATGAAAATATCGTTTATTGACCTGGCATTCCTATCTGAAAAAAGGAAAGATTTGTTGCTCCTTCTAGAAGAAGGGCCCAAGACAGGTGACGAAATAAAAACCGCCCTTAACGTTAACTCGACTTCAATTATGCCGCAGATCAAGAAATTAAAGGAAGGGCGTCTGATCGTTCAGGATGAGAAAAATACCTACAGGCTCTCGGATATGGGGGAAATCGTTGTAGAAAAGATGGAGCCTCTGCTTGATACGGTAAGGGTTTTTGAGGAAAACTACGATTACTGGATTAACCATGATTTTACCGCAATTCCCGAGTATCTTCTTAACAGGATTAATGAACTAGGGAATTACTTCATGCTTGAAGTCGATCTTAACCGGCTTTTCGAAGTTCCCGAAGACTTCAAAAAGAACCTTCTCGCGTCAAAACATATAAAAATATTCCTTTCATACTTTAATCCTCTCCATATCGAGATATATTCCGAGCTCGTACGAAAAGAAGCAGAGATGTGCCTTATCCTTACAGAGCCGGTCTTTGAGAGAATGAAAAAGGATTATTTTGAAGACCTGAAAACTCTTGTAGAATCAAAGAATACGGAAGTCTATATATGTAACAAAAATGTGACACTTAAAGATGTCGTAACAGAACGTTTCTGCTCTCTTGTACTCTTTGATAAAAAAGGAAAGTTTGACCACCAGCGGTTGATGAGCTTCGATGAAAGCGCACTTAAATGGTGTGAAGAGCTTTTTTTATATTATAAAAATATGTCCAGGCGACTGGACAACATATAA
- a CDS encoding class I SAM-dependent methyltransferase yields the protein MNREIHVQFLGYLGMLYYHTGGFTSTRKIGCNVVGIDIAELFIEEAKERARRQSVSERVEFRVADTYALPFEAGTFDAVITEFVSQFLDRGRTFKEFAPVLKTEGYMGINEMYKEERISPKAAEEIAHAEKVFGEIIELPFSLPTPEE from the coding sequence ATGAATCGAGAAATTCATGTACAGTTCTTAGGTTACCTGGGAATGCTCTATTATCATACAGGCGGCTTTACATCCACCAGAAAAATCGGCTGCAATGTGGTGGGGATTGATATTGCGGAACTTTTTATTGAGGAAGCAAAAGAAAGAGCCAGAAGACAGAGCGTTTCGGAGAGGGTGGAGTTCAGGGTTGCGGACACTTATGCCCTGCCCTTCGAAGCCGGGACTTTTGACGCAGTGATAACCGAGTTTGTGTCCCAGTTCCTTGACAGGGGTAGGACCTTCAAAGAATTTGCGCCGGTCCTGAAAACTGAGGGCTATATGGGAATCAACGAAATGTACAAAGAGGAGAGGATTTCCCCGAAAGCCGCTGAAGAAATCGCTCACGCAGAAAAAGTATTCGGGGAAATTATAGAGCTTCCCTTTTCACTCCCCACACCGGAAGAATAG
- a CDS encoding UDP-N-acetylglucosamine 3-dehydrogenase produces the protein MIRVGVVGTGYMGENHVRIYSEMEDVNLIGISDPNTSRVKELAARYNTLPFADHKKMFKKTKLDAISIAAPTTLHCPIVLDALEAGVDVLVEKPIADSVENAAAMIESAEEMDRYLMVGHIERFNPAVLKLKEIVDSEALGKIVSISTRRVGPYNPRIRDVGVILDIGVHDIDIISCIYGMKINQVYAVAGSDIHSFEDHATIHLRLNHKYSGLVETNWLTPHKIRKLTAVGLKGVAYLDYLDQSVELHNDGWIQKARVEKAEPLQKELFHFICCEKDGTCPIPSGKEGKHALEVALAAIQSYREEKIIEI, from the coding sequence TTGATACGAGTAGGAGTGGTTGGAACCGGCTACATGGGAGAGAACCATGTCAGGATTTATAGTGAAATGGAAGACGTAAATTTGATAGGGATTTCCGATCCCAATACTTCAAGGGTAAAAGAGCTTGCAGCAAGATACAATACATTGCCTTTTGCAGACCATAAAAAAATGTTCAAGAAAACAAAGCTTGACGCAATCAGTATTGCAGCTCCTACCACACTTCATTGCCCCATAGTACTTGATGCCCTTGAAGCAGGGGTGGACGTGCTTGTAGAAAAGCCTATTGCAGACAGTGTGGAAAATGCAGCCGCAATGATCGAATCTGCTGAAGAAATGGACAGATATCTGATGGTGGGGCATATAGAGAGGTTTAATCCTGCGGTACTAAAATTAAAAGAGATCGTCGATTCAGAGGCTCTGGGAAAAATCGTCTCTATCTCAACCAGAAGAGTCGGCCCTTACAATCCCAGGATAAGGGATGTGGGGGTAATCCTGGATATTGGGGTACATGATATAGATATAATCTCCTGCATCTACGGAATGAAGATAAACCAGGTATATGCCGTAGCGGGCTCAGATATTCATTCCTTTGAAGATCATGCGACCATTCACCTGCGCCTGAACCACAAATACTCAGGGCTTGTGGAGACAAACTGGCTTACCCCTCACAAAATCCGGAAGCTTACTGCTGTAGGTCTGAAAGGTGTTGCATATCTGGACTACCTGGATCAAAGTGTGGAACTCCATAACGATGGATGGATCCAGAAAGCCAGGGTAGAAAAAGCGGAACCTTTGCAAAAGGAACTCTTCCATTTTATCTGCTGTGAGAAGGATGGAACATGCCCGATACCCTCAGGAAAAGAAGGAAAGCATGCTCTGGAAGTGGCGCTGGCTGCAATCCAGTCATACAGAGAAGAAAAAATTATTGAGATATGA
- the tnpA gene encoding IS200/IS605 family transposase: protein MELRSFSHGYGQITYHIVLVPKYRYKIFYNKRVKKDCESIFHNICTEKGYKIHALEVVDNHVHLFLEFHPSTSLSEVVQYLKGGSSYRLFKLHPELRTRYWGGSLWSSGKFYRSVGNVTADTIKHYIKESQGKPKTEVQSYRLKSRQRKIDDF from the coding sequence TTGGAATTGCGCAGTTTTAGCCATGGCTATGGTCAGATTACCTACCACATCGTGTTGGTGCCTAAGTATCGATACAAGATATTCTACAATAAACGAGTTAAAAAGGATTGCGAGTCTATATTCCACAATATTTGCACAGAGAAAGGCTACAAAATCCATGCTCTGGAAGTTGTAGATAATCATGTTCACCTGTTCCTGGAATTCCACCCAAGCACCTCTCTATCAGAGGTGGTTCAATACTTGAAAGGAGGTAGTTCTTACAGATTGTTCAAGCTTCATCCTGAACTGAGAACACGATATTGGGGTGGAAGTCTATGGTCAAGTGGTAAATTCTATCGATCCGTTGGAAATGTAACCGCTGACACAATCAAGCACTACATTAAGGAGTCGCAGGGAAAACCGAAAACAGAGGTTCAATCATATAGATTAAAGTCTAGGCAACGGAAAATTGACGATTTCTAA
- a CDS encoding response regulator: MKEILIVEDNPMNMELILDLLEFYGHHVTEAEDGIKALEHLAEKKFDIILLDMQLPKMDGLEVLDRIKKNPETSDIPVIAVTAHAMKGSEEHFIEMGCVDYISKPINIHRFRSLIDKYLGV; the protein is encoded by the coding sequence ATGAAAGAAATTCTTATTGTCGAAGATAACCCCATGAACATGGAATTGATCCTGGATCTCCTGGAGTTTTACGGACACCATGTAACGGAAGCTGAGGACGGGATAAAGGCTCTTGAACACCTTGCTGAGAAAAAGTTCGATATTATCCTCCTAGACATGCAACTTCCTAAAATGGATGGACTTGAAGTTCTGGACAGGATAAAAAAGAACCCTGAGACTTCAGACATTCCTGTGATAGCTGTCACAGCTCATGCCATGAAGGGAAGTGAAGAACACTTTATCGAAATGGGATGTGTAGATTATATTTCAAAACCCATAAATATCCACAGGTTCAGGTCCCTTATAGATAAATATCTGGGAGTATAA